The following proteins come from a genomic window of Nocardiopsis sp. YSL2:
- a CDS encoding serine/threonine-protein kinase produces the protein MSRPSSAHGSGPASTGTGSTGGRGRSSVGVLGEGLSELPPIPYQDPADVVMRHPEVPEERRFCGTCHAPVGRSKNGRPGRQSGFCPDDGNPYSFVPTLRPGDLVAGQYRIEGAIAYGGMGWIYLAADQNLDGQWVVLKGLLDSSDEYAQEAAEAERRFLISVDHPNIVKIINFVQHMDTTTGAMHRYLVMEYIGGGSLQKMLREHLESTGEGLPPRQAIPYTLEILRALDHLHSQGMLFCDLKPANVVQVEHRLKLIDLGGVRLMNDSASPKYGTRGYSAPEFAETATVRTDLYTVGRTLAVLCFPFPLTRRENGALVDNPLPGTDAPEYEALHRLLLRATATDPAKRFASAAEMADQLTGVLREIRAFQDGIPYPAPSTLFGPERTVVGSELAASATRLFDPLDPGLAAACLPLPAADPTDPAAAALTGLVMPTSEQMLALLDALPPSPEGLLARCRILAQSAHPDAATALAEAGVRLPGDWRVDWYSAAGRLARGDADRAAALFDDLVSHLPGEAAPKLALAVALECAGRTEEAARWYRTVWSTDHAWTGAAFGYARTRRDRVEVLDQVPASSAFHTAAQLALVAHALRGTGTPDTGREGRGPRSGAAPAGAAVTAAAHRLGALPDQGGPVGRALAADLLEAALTCLAEGGSLPEADLLGTPATPHALRTDLDRRYRDLARAQPRGPGRRLLVDRANTVRPRSLT, from the coding sequence GTGTCCCGGCCCAGCTCCGCCCACGGCTCGGGCCCCGCCTCCACCGGCACCGGGTCGACCGGGGGCCGGGGCCGCTCCTCCGTCGGCGTCCTGGGCGAGGGCCTGAGCGAACTCCCGCCCATCCCGTACCAGGACCCCGCCGACGTCGTCATGCGCCACCCCGAGGTGCCCGAGGAGCGACGCTTCTGCGGCACCTGCCACGCGCCGGTCGGCCGCTCCAAGAACGGGCGGCCGGGGCGCCAGAGCGGTTTCTGCCCCGACGACGGCAACCCCTACTCGTTCGTGCCGACCCTGCGTCCGGGCGATCTCGTCGCCGGGCAGTACCGGATCGAGGGCGCCATCGCCTACGGCGGCATGGGCTGGATCTACCTGGCGGCCGACCAGAACCTCGACGGCCAGTGGGTGGTCCTCAAGGGCCTGCTGGACTCCTCCGACGAGTACGCCCAGGAGGCCGCCGAGGCCGAGCGCCGCTTCCTCATCTCGGTCGACCACCCCAACATCGTCAAGATCATCAACTTCGTCCAGCACATGGACACCACCACCGGGGCCATGCACCGGTACCTGGTGATGGAGTACATCGGCGGCGGCTCGCTCCAGAAGATGCTCCGCGAGCACCTGGAGAGCACGGGGGAGGGACTGCCCCCGCGCCAGGCCATCCCCTACACCCTGGAGATCCTGCGCGCCCTGGACCACCTGCACTCCCAGGGCATGCTGTTCTGCGACCTCAAGCCCGCCAACGTGGTCCAGGTCGAGCACCGGCTCAAACTCATCGACCTCGGCGGCGTCCGGCTCATGAACGACAGCGCCAGCCCCAAGTACGGCACCCGCGGCTACTCCGCGCCGGAGTTCGCCGAGACCGCGACCGTCCGCACCGACCTGTACACCGTCGGACGCACCCTGGCGGTCCTGTGCTTCCCCTTCCCGCTCACCCGCCGCGAGAACGGCGCACTGGTCGACAACCCCCTGCCCGGAACCGACGCCCCCGAGTACGAGGCCCTCCACCGACTCCTCCTCCGCGCCACCGCCACCGACCCGGCCAAGCGCTTCGCCAGTGCTGCGGAGATGGCCGACCAGCTCACCGGCGTACTCCGCGAGATCCGCGCGTTCCAGGACGGCATCCCCTACCCCGCGCCCTCCACGCTCTTCGGCCCCGAGCGCACCGTCGTCGGGTCCGAACTCGCCGCCTCCGCCACCCGCCTGTTCGACCCCCTCGACCCCGGACTCGCCGCGGCGTGCCTGCCCCTGCCCGCCGCCGACCCGACCGACCCGGCGGCCGCGGCCCTGACCGGCCTGGTCATGCCCACCTCCGAGCAGATGCTCGCCCTGCTGGACGCGCTCCCGCCCTCGCCCGAAGGACTCCTCGCGCGCTGCCGGATCCTCGCCCAGTCCGCCCACCCCGACGCCGCCACCGCCCTGGCCGAGGCCGGCGTCCGCCTGCCGGGCGACTGGCGCGTGGACTGGTACTCCGCCGCGGGCCGCCTGGCACGCGGCGACGCCGACCGGGCGGCCGCGCTCTTCGACGACCTGGTCTCGCACCTGCCGGGCGAGGCCGCGCCCAAGCTCGCCCTGGCCGTCGCCCTGGAGTGCGCGGGCCGGACCGAGGAGGCCGCCCGGTGGTACCGCACCGTCTGGAGCACCGACCACGCCTGGACCGGCGCCGCCTTCGGCTACGCGCGCACACGCCGCGACAGGGTCGAGGTCCTGGACCAGGTACCGGCCTCCTCCGCCTTCCACACCGCCGCCCAGCTCGCCCTGGTCGCCCACGCGCTGCGCGGCACCGGCACCCCCGACACCGGGCGAGAGGGCCGTGGACCCCGCTCCGGCGCCGCACCGGCCGGGGCGGCCGTCACGGCCGCCGCCCACCGCCTCGGCGCCCTGCCCGACCAGGGCGGACCCGTCGGCCGTGCCCTCGCCGCCGACCTGCTGGAAGCGGCCCTCACCTGCCTCGCGGAAGGCGGCTCCCTACCGGAGGCCGACCTGCTCGGCACACCCGCCACCCCGCACGCGCTGCGCACCGACCTGGACCGCCGCTACCGGGACCTGGCCCGCGCCCAACCGCGCGGTCCCGGGCGCCGGCTGCTCGTCGACCGGGCCAACACGGTCCGCCCGCGCAGCCTGACCTGA
- a CDS encoding DUF1330 domain-containing protein → MAVDPSGSALKDLLADGPEGPVVMLNLLRFAPGGRPSYEEYSRKAGRFLKKYGAELLYAGDGLAPLVAEDGQDWDAVLVVRYPSREVFGRMIADPEYQKITHLRTAALSEAVLQPTTPWGSGRDS, encoded by the coding sequence ATGGCTGTCGACCCCTCAGGAAGCGCCCTGAAGGACCTGCTGGCCGACGGGCCCGAAGGACCCGTCGTCATGCTCAACCTGCTGCGCTTCGCCCCGGGCGGGCGTCCGTCCTACGAGGAGTACTCGCGCAAGGCGGGCCGCTTCCTGAAGAAGTACGGGGCGGAACTGCTCTACGCCGGCGACGGCCTGGCGCCCCTGGTCGCCGAGGACGGCCAGGACTGGGACGCGGTCCTGGTCGTGCGCTACCCCAGCCGCGAGGTGTTCGGCCGCATGATCGCCGATCCCGAGTACCAGAAGATCACCCACCTGCGCACCGCCGCCCTGTCCGAGGCGGTGCTCCAGCCCACCACCCCCTGGGGCTCGGGCCGCGACTCCTGA
- a CDS encoding class I SAM-dependent methyltransferase: MISVLYPQCEQIVADLYDALPVVESSLRRARRRVAPRPGSVACTAHALPAGDASMDTVIAPFALHELRDAADRDAVFGEVARTLNPGGAFVLVEHCRDAANIAAFGPGAAHFMPRSWWLRSARGAGLSLVSERRLGGWVTVFVFAGPQR; the protein is encoded by the coding sequence GTGATCAGTGTGCTGTATCCCCAGTGCGAGCAGATCGTCGCCGACCTCTACGACGCGCTGCCGGTCGTCGAGTCGTCGTTGCGGCGGGCCCGCCGCAGGGTGGCGCCCAGGCCGGGGTCGGTGGCCTGTACGGCCCACGCACTGCCCGCCGGGGACGCTTCCATGGACACCGTCATCGCTCCCTTCGCCCTGCACGAGCTGCGTGACGCCGCAGACCGGGACGCGGTCTTCGGCGAGGTGGCACGGACCCTGAACCCGGGCGGCGCGTTCGTCCTGGTCGAACACTGCCGGGACGCCGCCAACATCGCGGCCTTCGGGCCCGGGGCCGCACACTTCATGCCGCGGTCCTGGTGGCTGCGCAGCGCCCGCGGCGCTGGTCTGTCCCTGGTGTCGGAACGGCGTCTGGGCGGATGGGTCACGGTGTTCGTCTTCGCGGGGCCGCAGCGGTGA
- a CDS encoding TetR/AcrR family transcriptional regulator — protein sequence MARAGLSAERLARAGAELADEVGFDQVTVSALARRFDVKVASLYSHVKNSQDLRTRIALLALEELADRGADAVAGRSGKDALTALADVYRDYAHEHPGRFAASQLRLDPQTAAASAGPRHTRMTRSILRGYDLAEEEQTHAVRLLGSVFHGYASLEMRGAFSHSAPDSQESWSRAMDALDTLLRNWPAP from the coding sequence ATGGCACGCGCCGGACTGAGCGCGGAACGCCTGGCCCGGGCGGGAGCGGAGCTCGCCGACGAGGTCGGATTCGACCAGGTGACCGTCTCCGCGCTGGCCAGACGGTTCGATGTCAAGGTCGCGAGCTTGTACTCGCACGTGAAGAACTCCCAGGACCTCAGGACCAGGATCGCCCTGCTCGCCCTGGAGGAACTCGCCGACCGAGGTGCCGACGCCGTCGCCGGGCGCTCCGGCAAGGACGCCCTCACCGCGCTGGCCGACGTCTACCGCGACTACGCCCACGAGCACCCCGGCCGCTTCGCCGCGTCCCAGCTCCGACTCGACCCGCAGACGGCGGCCGCGAGCGCCGGGCCCAGGCACACCCGGATGACACGGTCGATCCTGCGCGGCTACGACCTCGCCGAAGAGGAACAGACCCACGCCGTCCGGCTGCTGGGCAGCGTCTTCCACGGCTACGCCAGCCTGGAGATGCGGGGCGCTTTCAGCCACAGTGCCCCCGACTCGCAGGAGAGCTGGTCGCGGGCGATGGACGCGCTCGACACCCTGCTCCGGAACTGGCCCGCTCCCTGA
- the rox gene encoding rifampin monooxygenase: protein MPDVIVVGGGPTGLMLAAELRLHDVSVVVLERLSEPTRQSRGQGLHVRSVEIMDQRGLLDRFRAVGEEFQVGGFFGGITKPWPDLLDTAHPYGLAVPQPVTERLLDEHAVEAGVEIRRGHDVVGVGQDGTGVSVDLADGTRLRARYLVGCDGARSTVRKQLGVGFPGEPARAETLLGEMRLTADQEEIDAVTARVGRTQPRFGATPLGDGLYRVIVAADGVSEDRTAEPALADFQQRLRALGGTDFGAHSPRWLSRFGDATRQAERYRVGRVLLAGDAAHVHPPTGGQGLNLGVQDAFNLGWKLAAAVQGWAPERLLDSYHDERHPVGARVLDNTRAQMALLGDEPGAVALRELLGRLMDFDEVNRYVTGMVTAVDVRYDVGEGHDLLGRRLRDVRLERGRLYELMRGGRGLLLDRTGGLSVAGWADRVDHVVDAVDAGDELDVPAVLLRPDGHVAWVGADQRELLGPLSTWFGAAAH, encoded by the coding sequence ATGCCTGATGTGATCGTGGTCGGAGGCGGGCCGACGGGGCTGATGCTGGCCGCCGAACTGCGGCTGCACGATGTGAGCGTGGTCGTGCTGGAGCGGTTGTCCGAGCCGACCCGGCAGTCCCGCGGGCAGGGCCTGCACGTGCGCAGCGTCGAGATCATGGACCAGCGCGGACTGCTGGACCGCTTCCGCGCGGTCGGTGAGGAGTTCCAGGTCGGCGGCTTCTTCGGCGGTATCACCAAGCCGTGGCCGGACCTGTTGGACACGGCGCACCCGTACGGCCTCGCGGTTCCGCAGCCGGTCACCGAGCGGCTGCTCGACGAGCACGCCGTCGAGGCGGGTGTGGAGATCCGGCGCGGCCACGACGTGGTCGGGGTCGGACAGGACGGGACCGGGGTGAGCGTCGATCTGGCCGACGGCACACGGCTGCGTGCGCGCTACCTCGTCGGGTGCGACGGCGCCCGCAGCACGGTGCGGAAGCAGCTCGGCGTCGGTTTCCCCGGGGAGCCCGCCAGGGCCGAGACACTGCTGGGCGAGATGAGGCTGACCGCGGACCAGGAGGAGATCGACGCCGTCACCGCGCGGGTCGGCAGAACCCAGCCGCGGTTCGGTGCCACGCCCCTGGGGGACGGGCTGTACCGCGTCATCGTGGCCGCCGACGGAGTATCGGAGGACCGTACGGCCGAACCGGCCCTGGCCGATTTCCAGCAGCGGTTACGGGCGCTCGGGGGCACCGACTTCGGTGCGCACTCGCCGCGCTGGCTGTCCCGGTTCGGCGACGCCACCCGGCAGGCCGAGCGCTACCGGGTCGGCCGGGTGCTGCTGGCGGGCGACGCGGCGCACGTCCATCCGCCGACCGGCGGGCAGGGACTCAACCTTGGCGTGCAGGACGCGTTCAACCTCGGGTGGAAGCTGGCCGCCGCGGTCCAGGGCTGGGCGCCGGAGAGGCTGCTGGACAGCTATCACGACGAACGGCACCCGGTGGGCGCCCGCGTACTGGACAACACACGCGCGCAGATGGCGCTGCTGGGGGACGAGCCGGGTGCGGTCGCGCTGCGCGAGCTGTTGGGGAGGCTGATGGACTTCGACGAGGTGAACCGGTACGTGACCGGGATGGTCACCGCGGTCGACGTCCGCTACGACGTGGGTGAGGGGCACGACCTGCTCGGTCGGCGGTTGCGGGACGTGCGGCTCGAGCGGGGGCGCCTGTACGAGCTGATGCGCGGCGGTCGCGGGCTCCTGCTCGACCGGACCGGTGGGCTCTCGGTGGCGGGCTGGGCCGACCGGGTCGACCACGTCGTCGACGCGGTCGACGCCGGCGATGAGCTGGACGTGCCCGCGGTACTCCTGCGGCCGGACGGCCACGTGGCGTGGGTCGGCGCGGACCAGCGGGAGCTGCTCGGCCCGCTGTCCACGTGGTTCGGCGCCGCCGCCCACTGA
- a CDS encoding AMP-binding protein, producing MLLGAGAEPGLAVRVGDEELDREALWSAAAAVAGRIAGADAVAVHGEASLRTVVAVVGGLLAGVPVVPVPADSGCAERRHIVRDSGAALWLGRPQEGVDLPVLPVDPSERSCRSLPEPAPETTALIMYTSGTTGPPKGVVLSRRAVAADLDALADAWSWTGDDVLVHGLPLFHVHGLVLGLLGALRVGSPLLHTVRPAPAAYAAAARAIEGLDRRGRHRSGLFFGVPTVWSRIVRDGSAARDLAGARLLVSGSAALPDPVAEGLRAATGHAPVERYGMTESLITLAARADAPRRTGWVGTALAGVESRLRGEHGEPVASDGESIGELQVRGATLFDGYLGLPQATAAAWTGDGWFRTGDAAVRDERGWHRVVGRMSVDMIKSGGYRIGAGEVEAVLLGHPAVHEAAVVGEPDDDLGQRIVAYLVGDGIDPAAVVDFVAARLSVHKRPREVRLVGSLPRNAMGKVQKKLLDGTRR from the coding sequence ATGCTGCTGGGTGCCGGCGCGGAACCCGGACTCGCGGTGCGGGTCGGCGACGAGGAACTCGACCGCGAGGCCCTGTGGTCGGCGGCCGCCGCCGTGGCCGGGCGGATCGCGGGGGCCGACGCCGTGGCCGTGCACGGTGAGGCCTCGCTGCGCACGGTCGTCGCGGTCGTCGGCGGCCTGCTGGCCGGAGTGCCCGTGGTGCCGGTCCCGGCCGACTCCGGGTGCGCCGAGCGCCGCCACATCGTGCGCGACTCGGGCGCCGCCCTCTGGCTGGGGCGGCCCCAGGAGGGCGTCGACCTGCCCGTACTCCCCGTCGACCCCTCCGAGCGCTCCTGCCGCTCCCTCCCCGAACCCGCACCCGAGACCACCGCGCTCATCATGTACACCTCCGGGACCACGGGACCGCCCAAGGGGGTCGTCCTGTCCCGGCGGGCCGTGGCCGCCGACCTGGACGCGCTCGCCGACGCCTGGTCCTGGACCGGCGACGACGTCCTGGTCCACGGCCTGCCGCTGTTCCACGTGCACGGCCTGGTCCTGGGCCTGCTCGGCGCCCTGCGCGTGGGCAGTCCGCTGCTGCACACGGTCCGGCCCGCCCCGGCCGCCTACGCCGCCGCCGCACGCGCGATCGAGGGCCTCGACCGCCGCGGACGGCACCGCTCGGGACTGTTCTTCGGCGTGCCGACCGTGTGGTCGCGGATCGTCCGCGACGGTTCCGCCGCCCGCGACCTGGCCGGCGCACGGCTCCTGGTCTCGGGCAGCGCCGCGCTCCCCGATCCCGTGGCCGAGGGCCTGCGGGCCGCCACCGGGCACGCTCCGGTCGAGCGCTACGGCATGACGGAGTCACTGATCACCCTCGCCGCGCGCGCCGACGCGCCACGCCGCACGGGCTGGGTGGGCACGGCGCTGGCGGGGGTGGAGTCGCGGCTGCGCGGCGAGCACGGGGAGCCGGTGGCCTCGGACGGCGAGAGCATCGGCGAGCTCCAGGTGCGCGGCGCGACCCTCTTCGACGGGTACCTGGGCCTTCCGCAGGCCACGGCGGCGGCCTGGACCGGTGACGGCTGGTTCCGCACCGGCGACGCGGCGGTGCGGGACGAGCGGGGCTGGCACCGCGTCGTGGGGCGCATGTCGGTCGACATGATCAAGTCCGGCGGCTACCGGATCGGCGCGGGCGAGGTCGAGGCGGTACTGCTCGGCCACCCCGCCGTGCACGAGGCGGCCGTGGTGGGCGAGCCCGACGACGACCTGGGCCAGCGCATCGTCGCCTACCTGGTCGGCGACGGCATCGACCCGGCCGCGGTGGTCGACTTCGTGGCCGCCCGGCTGTCGGTGCACAAGCGCCCGCGGGAGGTCCGGCTGGTCGGCTCCCTGCCGCGCAACGCCATGGGCAAGGTCCAGAAGAAGCTCCTGGACGGCACCCGCCGCTGA
- a CDS encoding GDSL-type esterase/lipase family protein, with product MNTAQHWTTTPITEDLLRGALDLERTEHGVLPHRLPAWARAQSTDGQLAMAESQPSGVRLALRTRATALELDTLPTKRVYAGAPPRPDGVYDLVVDGRLADQTRVVGGNTLVIDMATGAAELRPGPVGTARFAGLPEGVKDVEIWLPHNETTELVALRADAPVEPAPDRGRRTWLHHGSSISHGSDAASPTSTWPALAASRAGTELVNLGLGGSALLDPFTARTMRDTAADLISVKIGINIVNADLMRLRAFTPAVHGFLDTIREGHPDTPLLVVSPLLCPIHEDTPGPCAFDTEALRGGGVRFQATGDPAERAAGKLTLTVIREELARLVRQRAGQDAHLHYLDGRHLYGEADHDELPLPDRLHPDAATHRLVGERFAALAFGADGPFASEGV from the coding sequence ATGAACACGGCACAGCACTGGACCACCACGCCCATCACCGAAGACCTCCTGCGGGGCGCCCTGGACCTGGAGCGCACCGAACACGGCGTGCTCCCGCACCGCCTGCCCGCCTGGGCCCGCGCCCAGAGCACCGACGGGCAACTGGCCATGGCCGAGTCCCAGCCCTCGGGGGTACGGCTGGCCCTGCGCACGCGGGCCACCGCCCTCGAACTGGACACGCTGCCGACCAAGCGCGTCTACGCGGGCGCCCCGCCCCGCCCGGACGGTGTCTACGACCTGGTCGTCGACGGCCGCCTGGCGGATCAGACCCGGGTGGTCGGCGGCAACACCCTGGTGATCGACATGGCCACCGGAGCCGCGGAGCTGCGGCCCGGGCCCGTCGGCACCGCCCGTTTCGCCGGCCTGCCCGAGGGCGTCAAGGACGTCGAGATCTGGCTGCCGCACAACGAGACCACCGAACTGGTCGCCCTGCGCGCCGACGCACCCGTCGAACCCGCTCCGGACCGGGGCCGCAGGACGTGGCTGCACCACGGCAGCTCGATCAGCCACGGATCCGACGCCGCGAGCCCCACGAGCACCTGGCCCGCGCTGGCCGCCTCCCGGGCGGGCACGGAACTGGTCAACCTCGGCCTGGGCGGCAGCGCCCTGCTCGACCCGTTCACCGCCCGGACGATGCGTGACACCGCCGCGGACCTGATCAGCGTCAAGATCGGCATCAACATCGTCAACGCCGACCTGATGCGGCTGCGCGCCTTCACCCCGGCGGTCCACGGCTTTCTCGACACCATCCGGGAGGGCCATCCCGACACGCCGCTCCTGGTGGTCTCACCGCTGCTGTGCCCCATCCATGAGGACACCCCGGGGCCGTGCGCCTTCGACACCGAGGCACTGCGCGGTGGAGGAGTGCGGTTCCAGGCCACGGGCGACCCCGCGGAACGGGCGGCCGGGAAGCTGACCCTCACCGTCATCCGGGAGGAGCTCGCCCGCCTCGTGCGGCAGCGGGCGGGACAGGACGCGCACCTGCACTACCTCGACGGTCGCCACCTCTACGGGGAGGCCGACCACGACGAGTTGCCGCTGCCCGACCGGCTCCACCCGGACGCCGCCACGCACCGGCTCGTCGGTGAGCGCTTCGCCGCGTTGGCCTTCGGGGCCGACGGCCCGTTCGCCTCCGAGGGCGTCTGA